The Juglans regia cultivar Chandler chromosome 2, Walnut 2.0, whole genome shotgun sequence genome includes a window with the following:
- the LOC108995440 gene encoding uncharacterized protein LOC108995440, which produces MEISVLETKISLAKENARILNEQIEGTETEVKTLKQPLTELNEKKEAAALQYKQCLEIMAKSIHIGSHNDINVLERSFIFTKLAQGHAPLVNYTINGNDYTMGYYLADGIYPKWSTFVKTIPSPQGNKKTNFATAQESARKDVERAFGVLQQRFAIVGGPYRIFKVNDLTNIMKACVILHNKIIEDERDDSQGLDME; this is translated from the exons atggaGATATCTGTTTTGGAGACTAAAATCTCACTTGCTAAGGAAAATGCTCGAATTTTAAATGAGCAAATTGAAGGAACAGAAACTGAAGTTAAAACACTGAAGCAACCTCTTACGGAactaaatgaaaagaaagaagctgCAGCACTTCAGTACAAGCAATGCTTGGAGATAATGGCTAAGAGCATCCACATTGG TTCACATAACGATATTAATGTGCTAGagagatcttttattttcacgAAACTTGCCCAAGGGCATGCTCCACTagtcaattacacaatcaatggcAATGACTACACTATGGGGTACTACCTTGCCGATGGTATTTATCCCAAGTGGTCAACGTTTGTGAAGACGATTCCATCACCCCAAGGgaataagaaaacaaactttGCCACAGCACAAGAATCTGCAAGAAAAGATGTCGAGCGTGCCTTCGGGGTACTTCAACAACGATTTGCAATCGTTGGTGGACCTTATCGAATATTCAAAGTCAATGacctaacaaatataatgaaagcatgtgttattctacataacAAGATCATTGAGGACGAGCGTGATGATAGTCAGGGTTTGGACATGGAGTAA